The window GCACTTCCAAAGGCAGAAACAGCAATGGCAGGAACATCAGGTGCATAATTGAACTGATAATGCACGAGTCCCTTAGGAAACACATACATGTCACCAGCATTTAGTGTTTGATTGAAGAGCTTATTTGTTGAATCTATAAATCCCACTTCCAAATAGCCAGAAATGAGCAGAAGGAGCTCGGTCGCGCGCGGATGGCTGTGTGGAGGGTTGACAGCACCTCCAGGCATTCGCAAGACGGCTAAGGAAACACTTTGGCCATCCAGGGCAGGGAAGCTAGTTTTGTCAGCAAAGAGAAAATTCAGGGCCGTCGGTGGTTGTGCTCCTACAAGTGATCTTGCAGCAGTAAACGTGAAAAATGTAGCATCCACGTTTGATACATTTGGTGGAAGATTAAAATCTGTCAAGATATCAGCATCACTAGCCATTGCCATTGGAGAAAAAATGGCAAGCAAATTGAGCATCAGTGTTAAGAATAAGTTGGTAGATGGCCTTAGTGCCATGATGGCAGAAAAGGATTGTTTGACTTGATGAAATAAGTTGAGCAAAGTATAGACTATAGAGATTGGGTGCCCGGCTttatttatagccaaaatgcATACTTGGATAACCGGaaatcatttaaaaatgaagaaaaaaaatctttacagGTAAATTCCAATTTGTATTCAGACTATGTTGTTATTATTGCAACGATTAATAATGTCAATAGAGTGGTTTCTGACAGATATTTAaatattttccatttttgacagGGGtttgacattttctttattgttttttaaaaaattattttgaagaGGTGGGATGTTTGACATTGACTTGCAAAAGGAAGTTTGACACTCTAATGCTGCTCTTAGCGATGTCGTTAAACTCGGACCGAGTAGCGATTCGGCTAAATTATTGGGTTGGGGGTCAATTGGTCGGATCGGTCGGACCATTCTAAAAAATTTGCTGACATCATCATGatgttataattattttatatttttataagttttagaaatattgaaattaagttcTTGGTTATATTTGGCCAATCATGAAAAATGttccaaaaatattagactttcaatcaaatatacatctaacaattatatataaaaatgtaaattcatggttaaaatatgtccattctccaaaattacttgaaaaactaaattaaaacaaaatgcaAGTTGCAATCACTTATGCTAAATTAATAAGATCATAAGGATGAAaatattttgatttaaaaatcatTTAGAAAAGCGAGTGATTTTGATATTTACACTAAATAGATGACGTTTTCTTAttcctattaataaatgaaagtgTACAATTTAGATAATTCAAATTATGTTtggggaaaagaagaaagaaatttttgAGAACCAGGTTAACAAATTGAATCGGGTCACTAATTAAGCCGGTTTTTTAtggttttaattgattttttacAAAAGTGGTTTTATACTACATACTAGCACGAAAGAAGGCCGGTTCACGATCAGATTGGCCTAAAAAATTGAATCGGATCACTAATTAAGCCGGTTTTTTAtggttttaattgattttttacaaaaactattttatactACATACTAGTTCGAAAGAAGGCTGGTTCACGATCAGATTGGTCGAACCGGTCGATCCAATTCGGGTCTAACAACATTGGTTCTTAGTGCTTGCATACTACATGGTTAATGGAAGATGTTAGAGATTTTGCACTCAAGACTTCAGAAAATTGTCAAAAGCTTCATTTGGAAACTAGTAAATCACTTTCTTGATGTTGGACTgggaattttacaattttggtGTTTGACTATAACAAATAATTGGTCTATCCCTTATTATTGTATCTTTTTTATAAGTGGAAGATTTTTAATTCAAAATCTCTTGTTTACAATCTCTCCTGCTTTACTATCCAATCCAACTACCCCTTTATTACTGTAGTTACTAACtgggtctgtttggattgtaagttatttgagattatttgggatatttttactgtagcactttttgtgatgtgatgtatgtgagataaaaagatattgggaagataaaaaggtgtattggaaattgtaaagatgatgtaagcaaataaaaccaAACAAACCCACTGTTTGCTCGGAAAACAAGTATTAAACCGGAGTAGTTTCGAGCTTACTACACTTTACCTTCACCTGGTACTGGATTCTTTTGTAAACAGATTTCTAAGCACGagtagttttatttatttacagaTGGATTTCTTAGTGGGAAAAGATCTATACACGTATAGTATGATTTGTTTTAAAGATTTTTTAACCGAATGCCTCGGAGACATTTGGCAAGACATTTAAATTACACTTAACATGGTACCATATGAATGCATATAATCACATTTATTGGTTCTGCTACACTTAGATATATTTCCAAATTAGTTTCACTATTACCAATTGAGTGCCTCGAGGGCACTCATTATTTTTCCAAATTAGTTTCATTCTTAGAGGGCACTCAATAGCCAAATGCttattttaacatggatttttTTCTAACAGTTGCCGTTGGAGCACTTATTAACACACTTAACATTCACCTAACCtataatatatatacacataataACAATTATTACCATTCcttacatttatatacttttcttATTTATTCTTACCTACTCtcccttgtatttatttactttcccTAATTAAtattacatttaaaaaaatgacacctgaaatatattttaatttaatctCACCTACCCTCTCTTGTGTTAATTTACTTTCCCTAATTAATattacattttaaaaaatatgacatATGAAATATATCTTAACGGTTGTCCATAGGGTTAGATAGACCCTTTTAACATAAGCGATATTTACATTCCAAAAATACTAACTCGTAGCATTCTGCTTTAGCATTTCTTTTGCGTTCACAAGATGAAATGCAAAGATTTATTTTAAAGTGCAAATAttatttacctattttattCTTGTATAGCTGATACTAATATCACAAGTCCTAGTCAAAATGTTCTATATATACTGGCAATTGGGTGGGTTGGGCGGGTTGATATTGAATTTTCACGTAAATAGTTTATTCCCAACCCGTTTAACTTTAGATTAAATTGATTTTGGACTCTGTCATCTCAAATTCACGACTCAAGTATGACCCAACATATTAATTACTACATTGTGATACATAAACACTCTTATACATTTACACATATGAAAGGATTTTTTTCACATACATAAATAATTTTCACACACTAACACACTTTCACATACACAAACCCACACTCACTTTTTAAACTCCTTGGAAACACatcataaatagaataatattttatattgcttgtATTGCG is drawn from Coffea arabica cultivar ET-39 chromosome 1c, Coffea Arabica ET-39 HiFi, whole genome shotgun sequence and contains these coding sequences:
- the LOC113741903 gene encoding putative germin-like protein 9-2 codes for the protein MALRPSTNLFLTLMLNLLAIFSPMAMASDADILTDFNLPPNVSNVDATFFTFTAARSLVGAQPPTALNFLFADKTSFPALDGQSVSLAVLRMPGGAVNPPHSHPRATELLLLISGYLEVGFIDSTNKLFNQTLNAGDMYVFPKGLVHYQFNYAPDVPAIAVSAFGSANPGLVSIPSNLFQTDIEDRILAWSFKTDIPTIQRIKASVQGSPQA